Within Vicia villosa cultivar HV-30 ecotype Madison, WI linkage group LG1, Vvil1.0, whole genome shotgun sequence, the genomic segment acATTACTGACGCCTAATTGGTCTTGCttaaaaatctctttcatgtctTCTAGTCCAACATGCACAgagaattcaataccaaagactGCTTCATCCATAGCAATTTCACGGAGACAACCGTCCTTCAAATCTGACATATCAATAAGTGTTTCGAGAGTTTgtcggtatcgaggcacaaaagcacctctttttgccacggccttcggaggacccttttccTTGGGCGGTACGCTACAAACTtgttgcgtcacttgttgtgaccctcgagcagatacctaaaaatcatataacttaggtaaattataaaatcatgcagttttagattcagatcatatattaacactttaaatgtacctctttcaGTGATTCAACAGACTCGTCCTCctgcaaaatccctttacccttaattgtggGTTTTGTAGGAGTAGTCTAAAATTATCATGTAAAAAATAGTTAACGTAACGGTTcaaaattgacattcgaaaactaaatgattcataatggttttcaacatacctcatcaccaatgaaaaTTAGCTCCGAGGGTCATGCAACAAATGGCCCTATttcatctcgcagcaatgttgtctctgagaccatgtcgggtaccggtagcaccgcatcatgatctaataccacatcaactgatactttcaggtgtccatccgggagcggtctatggtgaagtaaatctcccaaagtgttgtgcacttttcccttgccaactaggcgatgattcggtgacgataagtatagttggcaaaatgaaatgccctaaaccaataataaatatagtcattatcattaataaaatagaacaattgtaagaaaaaagaatttataattacctcgggaaattttctttaacagttgatactagctttatcactagtttctttcaccaatgaagtattgcacttttctctcatatacatctctttatctctttgcaattcagagacttgtgcttgtaatacctgcaatttttgcaacacttcttcattggtaggatttcttctcctagaataCTTATAGAAAGAGGtcggagtcacaccatgacctttacccctcacccgatcGGGATACTCAAgaacatctagtgctctactaaatacaaccctccggtcgacttctgtttttcacgtacccttttaatattttcatataacgttcagcagggtacatccatctcatataagctggtccacacaattgtgtctctttcacaagatggaCGACTAGATGAACcgttatgtcaaaaaacgagggaggaaaatacatttcaagatcacataaagtaacaactatctctttttgcaatgttggtaagatcgcgggatcgatcaccttactgcaaattgacctgaagaaaaaacatagtttagttattgcgcttcttactttttctagcagaatagaacgtatacctattggtaaaaaatgttccattataacatggcaatcatgcgtcttcaaactctttaacttgaggtctttcatggacataagtcttctaatatctgatgagtagccttctggaactttaacttcactgaggaacttacacaatgttttcttctactttctagatagagtgtaaacagcaggtggcagatatgttcgtcttcctttcgtcacgggtctcaattcagctctcattcccatgtttaccacgtccttccttatgttaaggccatccttagactttccttgtatattgagtaacgtacctataactctgtcaaatacatttttttcaatatgcataacatcgaggaaatgtcttacgtacagcGACTTCCAATacggaagttcaaaaaaaattgacttcttcttccacccacccttgacaagtaaatatgcaaaaggcttgccaaactgagtgctcacatctttcaccttttcaaaaatttgatcatttgtcaaaaaaggcggggctgtacgttgttcggcctttctattgaatgcttttctccatccacggtagtgatgattagaatttaagaatttacgatgaccgagaaagacattcttctgacgaagatccaatcgtgtcatatcggtttcatcttcacaaacaggacacgctttttgacctttattgctataccctgatagatttccgtatgttGGAAAATCaataattgttccaaacaacatcgccctcaagttgaaactttctttcctatacccatcgtaaacctccacaccgttctcccacaaaaactttaaatcttcgattaagggtgccaagtatacgtctatgtcattccctggttgtttaggcccataaattaacatagataacatcatgtacatacgcttcatacatagccacggaggtaggttataaatcataagaatcacaggccaggtgctatgcgagatactttgaataccatgcgggttcattccatcagtagacaatgacaagcgaaggtttcttgcttcttttccaaattcaggataatcactatcaactttcatccactgtggtgagtctgccagatgtcgcaactttccatcaataattctttcatctgcatgccaagtcaagtgtcttgaatcggtttcactatgatacatgcgtctaaatctcagaattataggaaaataccataagactttggccggagacaactttttcttatatcgaggggcaccgcatttaggacactcattcaacgctgcatactcgtttcgaaacaaaacgcaatcgtttggacatgcatgtatcttatcatagctcatgccaatagaggacaacatctttttggcctcatacgttcaattgggaagaacattatcctctggtagcatatcttttataagggctaataactctctgaaacttttatccgaccatccattgtccgcctttaagttgtacaactttaacaccgcagacaatcttgtgaattttgtacaaccatcatacaactgtttctctgcatcgcttaccaacctctcgaacattttgggacaattcttaagatcttcttcaagcgcttctgcaatctcttcgactcgatcataatcgtatgtgtctgtgcaatagtcgtttgaagcatacgtcGTATTACACATCGACTCAACATtctcgttacttttctcaccatgcaaattccaacatgtataacttctatcaattccaaaccgtagtaaatgtgatgccaactgattcccgtcaaccttacccccataaaagcaacccaagcaaggacacgtcattcgaatcgggtcttcggcatgcgcaaccgcaaacttaatgaattcccatacccctttctcgtactctttcgacaatcggtttgaattcatccatgtcttatccatgtcttaattaagctaaacaaaaacaactaattattaaggcacaaaatgttataatgtgtttctgtcaaaacgcaaagtatacaCGGAATaaatccgaagcaataaaacgcaacatattactttggcgagagagaacaattatttacctgtatagaagtaagcaacttctagacccacacaatgtaagattcttgaaaactatcaaactttcactcttcacaagtaacccctatagcaaatacacaaagttagtaagtttatcacttaacgattaacaaCATTGACATCAAGAATCATAACAGCATTGTAAAAAATCACCATTATATGTACATGGTgctaaacatatttaaaaaagatGCTTTGTCAACTTTCAAAAGATGCTGAGTTGTAAAAAATCAGCATTATCTAACAATTTACACAATTTACAACTTGTTTGGATTTGGATACATCATTATCCCACCCCATGGCTGATAACTTTCCAACTCCTACTTTCGGCTTAACTTTTCTACTTGTATTTTCGGCTTTAACGTGCATTACCACCTAGCTATATTTATGTAGTAATTTTTTAGTTTGTTATAAATTTCTAACTATACTTTTATATAAACATCACTGGAAATAGAATTCTAAACTTAGCGGTGGAATGATTGAATATGTAGAGGCTACTCTTGGGTTACATAAAAACTCGTCTAGGCATGGAGAGACAAGAATAGATCATGGATTTTAAGccatgttattgttgttgatgtCTGATTATAATGAATTTTCTATTGTTTAAGTTTGAATAGAATAACATTTTAACGTACAGGGAAGTTTCATTTTACATTTCTCATATATAGTTTCCAAATAAAGTAGAAAAGTAAGAATAGAACTGACaaggatgaagaaaattcaaagctcaTTTCTCACACAGACCATAAATTAAGTCTTCTACTTATCGAAGTCTTCTACTAACGACTAATAATTGCAATCATCAATACTATCATAGATTCAAAATAATCATCAACCAAACACAATTTCCCTCTCTTCCTATGGAAACTCAACACTCTATCATTTTGCTtacttttcttcttcaattctcatcACTACAATTTCCCTCACTAGGATTATACAATCAACAAAAAACATACTTCATCAATTGCGGATCAGAGCAAAAGCCAGTGCAAATGcacatcaaaataaaaacaagCATACATTTAAACTACATCAACTCAGTTCATGCCATACAGTCCAACCATTATTTTTGTTCAAAATCTAAATATTCACTCCTAACAAGTATCAAACACATCAAGTTCACAAGTTCAAAGGCAATACACAACagaaataaaacaaggaaatccATTCAGGGACACATTCAAGGGATTCAGGGACACTAACTACATAATAGTTAACCACTCACCTCAATTACACTCAAAACCTATCCTAAGAAAATCTGTCAACAATTAACTTAACAATAAAACCATTGACTATTACACTAACATGTCTATATCGTGAGGACGAGTTTACCTGATGCCGTGGCGGTGATTGCGGTCGGAGGGAGTAGTGCTCTTGGCCGGAGGGAGTAGTTCTCGTGACGGACGAAGGGAGGGACGACAGAGAGAGGGACGACAGTGAGAGGGATGACGGAGAGAGGGACGATCAAAGCTGGGGACAGCGGAGAGAGGGTGAGCGAAACAGAGGGACGACGGAGAGAGTGTGAGCGAAAAAGAGGGGCACCGGAGAAGAGAGAGTTCGTACTACTATAGAAaatagtgaaaatgaattaattaggGATTTGGGatgaaaaatagaataatgaATCTGTCTGAagcatttattttttttgttttaattaaatgggCTTAGACAGCGCTTTGGGTAAAatcgctctcgtaccccccctttaccagcgcttttaacaaagcgctttcattaccccccttTACCAGTGCTTTTaacaaagcgctttcatacccccctatagcagcgctttctaaaagcgccctcgtaccccccctttaccagcgcttttgttAAAGCGCTTTCATAAATCCCCCTATAGcggcgctttttgaaagcgctttcgtaaccccccctttaccagcgcttttttcccgtgtttttttattttgtttttagcgaagcctatagcaacacttttcctaaaagcgctttcgtaggggtgctgctaaaattcaaatttggcgtagtgatgctattattttatgtatattattccacttttgtttttttaaataggcAATGGAATTAATATAGAGCAAAAGGGTTGCTCCTCccattgttgtcaaaatatgacgagttttgttgttatttgatagcgtataaatgtctaaatataaagttatgttgtcatctatatgtgtatgtatgacttgataaaatatttataagaaaccaaaccgaaccaaaccgcatttaTTAAATTTCATTATAACAATGTTATTAGTAAATATCGCAAACTTACTTTTTTTTCATAAGCATCAACAATCCTAATAAACTCGTCCACTTcatctaaatatttataaataagtaGATATTAATTTTTTATCCATATCTAACTGTGCATTTATTCATTTACATAATGTAAGGAAcactaaaacaaaaataacattaaatttcCCTTTGCTGATTCAGTGTCAAAATTTTGATTTACTCGAAACTCGAGAACTATATATATCATTGATCATTTATCCTAAAATTAatagggaaatgctaaccagtgccctcagggcaatgattaagattttaaaatagtaatttatctcggtaatctgtGTATTTAATGtctcaaaaattgaaatattatattttatatcaaatattttctttttttggaatgtttaaccattgccctgagggcactggttagcaaaactcaaattaatatatattatcaaGACTTACTCTACATCTTGATAATTTGTTCAATTTAATGGCTAAAATAATGAGTAATTAAATATGAAGAGAGAATactaatactcattaattttaaccattagattgagaagaattaatggtcaaaatgtggagtaagtcttgataacttagtAAGaatagctctctctctctctctctctgttgaCTGGTAATTTCGATATAGCTGGGTCGAAAGTGAATAAGAGTATTTTAGGGCTTTGGACCTTAATTGGACAAGTTTAGACAAAATCCCAAATTGTCTTAAGGACAAGAGGGTCGAGTCGAATTGTGTTCATTAATGGATTTAAATTTGAAGTCATTTGGATACAATACGTCGAAGACTTGACGCCTGCGAACCAGGAAGAATTTGCATTCAAATTGAAGTATTTTATCTGTAGAGACGCGTTGAGGTCCATTATTCGAAAGAATCATGCAAACATCGAACGTGGCATGTTCCCGGAGAAAGactgttagggtcgaattagtatgaATAGgaatcttaatgttaggattcaaggtgttcattttgtacaaattactcaataTACTCAAAGTACCAGTGTTAAAGAAAAGAGTTACAAAGAATGTACATATAAGAAACACCATTGTTGTCTTTTCAAAGTCATTTATTTTATCAATACAAAGTCTTTTACATACTATTTACATATCCTTTATTTTTCAATCGAAGCCTTTATCATTTTCAGTCATTTACTTTCAGCAGTCGAATTGTTTTACTTTACATTCTTGTCATTTATTATCTTCAAGAAAAACTTTAGTATACTCATTAGAGAAGCAATTGTGTCGGAACATGAGTTCAATTACAAGCATAATCATAAAAACTTAGACATGTGTCCtaagatcaatctagtcgatccagtaagttaccaaagtatttgatttggaggactagcggttattTACTAGAAATCACtgtaaaacacacacacacacacacacaatatatatatacacagGGGCGGTTCTATAGCCCAGCAAGCtcgggcacgcgcccgggctcaacccctattttctttgtattcccCCAAATTTAATAGCCGATTTTTAAAGGAAactaggggcaaaattagtaaaaataagggtgtaaaaattaaaacagatgaatactCAATGGTCCAGACAGGCCCaatccaattaattatttattacttaaaacaaaaattaaaaaagaacaaaactaAACAGTACCGAAAAACCCTCTCCCTCTCTGTATCTCTGATTTTGAACCGCCCCTGCCTGTTCCTATTCTCTCCAATACGTCACTTTTCCTATTCCTCTCTCCAATACGTCACTTTCCAGCACACTAGCAGAGGATAATATCTTTTTAATTTGTCTAATTGTCTTCTTATTAGATATTATAGTAATACAATACTAGTATTATATTATGTTATAACAATAGTTCAATTTGCATGTTTCAATTTATTGTCAATTTCATAGTTCAGTTTCTTATTTCATATGTATCTTGCTTTAACATAGTTTAATATAGGTCAATTTTACATAGTTCAATTTCAATATAGGTCAATTTTACATAGTTTAATTTAGAATGAATGATAGTTCAATTTTTCTTCTAATATTTATattgtagtttttattttaacaGAAACTCTATTTTTTTTGGGGGTTCAAATATAGTATCAAAGATTTTGGTTAATTTAATAGGtcattcataataataaaatattcttttaattttgctgttatgaattatttattttatttaattattcggtCTCGTCAATTTGTGTGTTATAAATTGTTTACTTACAAATTCGTTTCAGAGATGAGGAGGTTTTTGGTTCCTAGAACAAGTATTGAGAAAATGAATGTTAAGCAACCGGAAGTCGAAGTAGAAGAAACACCCCCTAATGTGGCCAACCAGTTTaatccaaatgagattgtgcgtgaTCCAAGATGTAGGAAACAAATTCATGAGTATGCTCCGGATATTCAAGACCAAGTGAGGAGGGCATATATATTGAAGGGTCTAACGCAACCAGATTTAGCAAGATTTCCTCGTACTCAATTTGGAAGTATTCAAGAGCATTTTGTAAAGCATGGTATAAGAATTATACATGGATTGAATACAGTGAGTCGAAGGATGCAACTTATTGTTTCTATTGCTTTCTCTTTAAGCCTCCCGGGAGGGCCGAACACTTTGGTTATGAAGTCTTCAACAAAGACGGATTTCAGGATTGGAAGCATGCATCTAAAGGCTTTAAAGATCATATTGGTAGTCATGATAGTAAGCACAACTCATGTGTGAAGCACTATgatgattataataataaaagacaaagTGTGACAAGTATCTTTGCTAGAGCAACTAGGAAATCAGAAGAATTGTATAAGATTCGTTTAACTTGTTCTTTAGATTGTACTAGATATCTCTTAGCACAAGGCATTGCTTTTCGTGGCCATGATGAAAGCTCTACTTCTCTAAACAAGAGAAATTTTAGAGAGATGGTGGATTGGGTAAAATCTAATGATGAAAAAGTAAGAGATGCTTTTGATTGTGGTCCAAAAAATTGCACTATGACTTCTGGTGACATTCAAAAGGAGCTTGCAACGTGTTGTGCACATGAAGTTACgaaggtgattatggaagagcttgGTGATAGACAATTCTCTGTGCTTATTGATGAGTCACGTGATATATCTGTCAAAGAACAAATGGCAGTGATGTTGAGGTTA encodes:
- the LOC131651351 gene encoding uncharacterized protein LOC131651351 gives rise to the protein MRRFLVPRTSIEKMNVKQPEVEVEETPPNVANQFNPNEIVRDPRCRKQIHEYAPDIQDQVRRAYILKGLTQPDLARFPRTQFGSIQEHFVKHGIRIIHGLNTPPGRAEHFGYEVFNKDGFQDWKHASKGFKDHIGSHDSKHNSCVKHYDDYNNKRQSVTSIFARATRKSEELYKIRLTCSLDCTRYLLAQGIAFRGHDESSTSLNKRNFREMVDWVKSNDEKVRDAFDCGPKNCTMTSGDIQKELATCCAHEVTKVIMEELGDRQFSVLIDESRDISVKEQMAVMLRFLNDKGKVMEQFIALHHVKYTTSEALKDALYGILDRHTLSISKIRGQGYDGASNMRGEFNGLQRKIIDENPYAFYVHCYAHRLQLVVVFVASSCSSIHDFFEYISLIVTTTSASCKRKDALKEAQHQDILNKLESGEISQGKGLHQSSSLARPGDTRWDSHYTTLIRLDQMWSSVLEVLSIVDEDGREPSQAAGGEL